The sequence below is a genomic window from Falsibacillus albus.
GAAAGCTCATTTCGGTTAATATTACAGCGTTCGAGTGCTTTTGTATCTGTAGCGCGAAAGCCCTCGACCCACTCCATTACCATTACTTTTGATGTGCAGTGTTCAGGATAGACGCCTGGCACTTTGGCTCCATTGAATTCCTGGAAGCGCTGATGGAAATGAATGGCCGTTTCCATTTCTTTGTTGAAGTCCAGCTCCCTTTCAATGACATGCTTCAATTCCTTATACAGCATGTTGAAATTGATAAAACCCTTTGGAACAGGAGCAAAGCGATCGGCAAACCAGATGATGATCGCGAGAGATCGGAAATCTGTCCTGACAAGGGATTTGATATTTGGACGCTGTACTTTGATGGCAACTTTTGTCCCATCCCTCAAGATGCCTTGATATACTTCCCCGATTGAAGCCGAAGCGATGGCCTTTGTTTCAATCGAATGTAGGACATTGTTCAACGGGCGGTCCCATTCATCTTCAAGCACCTTTTGAATCTTTTCCCATGGGGAAGGAGGGACCTGGTCCACCATATCCTGTATTTGTTTGATAAATCCATTTGGCAGCAAATCGGCTCGGATGCTGAGCATTTGCCCGACCTTGATGAGGACGCCTTCCAACTCAAATAAGGTTTGTCTGAATTGCTGGCCGATCCTTTCCCATAAGGCTTCTTTATCGGCCTCCGATTTTTTCGTGATCCGATGCCAATAAACCCGGAGTACGATGGAGAGGGCAAGTGACAATACCTTCCACATACGCCACATCTTGCGCTCGGTTTTCATATGAATTCCTCCATAGGTATATGATACGTAATGAATAAATCCTTTAATTGAACAGCACTTGTTAAAATTAGTGTACCGCTGCTTGTATTGTATTACGAATATATTGCTAAAAAAGTTTCTAAACCTTGTATATCCGAGTTGTGTTTTTTAAAACCATGGCAAGATTTGATATAATTTGGTGTTGGAATCGTGATTGGAACGGAATACATACATATTTCATCGTTTTCCAAGGAGGTGACTGGATGAATCAGCGGCAGAGAGCTATTTTACGTCAATTGCTTGCGAATAAGGGGGAACCGGTACTTGTACAGGATTTGGCTGTGATGGCCGGTTGTTCGGAAAAAACAATCCGAAATGATTTTCACGCGATACAGGGACGGCTGAGTGAGAATACCAGCATAAAGCTTGTGCGAAAGCCCGGTGTCGGTGTTTTTTTAGAGGGGAATGAAATAGAAGAAGGAAAGCTCTTTGAGGAATTGAATTCCTTCCCGCACATTAACAAGGCGGATGAAGGGAGCAGGGCAGTGGATATTGCCTTTCAATTAATCATGAGCAGCGAGCCTTTGACATTGGAGCAGTTGGCTGCTAAGCACTTCGTCAACAAAGCGGTGATCAAAAAGGATCTTGATGGCATTGAAAAATGGCTGAGGGAAATGAATTTAATGCTGGCTGCCAGGCAAAAAGTCGGCATTCAGGTAACAGGCTTAGAGAAGGATCGAAGAAAGGCTTTGGCAAACCTTCCGGCACTTATTCATTCTTCGACATTGAACTTGTTAAAAGAGAAATTTTCATCTTATGAAATGGATATTGTTCAAACGGAACTTAAGGATCTCCAGCAAAAATACTCGCTCTCTTTTACCGATGAGACCATGGAACATCTGCTAATTCATGTATTGTTCCTGATTAAAAGAACGAAGCTTAAGTATCCGATTACCATTTCTCCTCATGAGCATGAACGGATTAAAGAGAAAATGGAATATCAATGGGCCAAGCACTTTCTAAGGAAATTGGAAATTATTTTCATTGTTCATTTCCCTGAAGAAGAAATCATATATTTGGCCCTGCATTTCTTGGGAAGCAAGCAGAGGTATCAGAGCGATAAGGTGGAACATCCGGAAGGACCGGAGTTAGTGCCATTTCTCATCAAAAAAATGAGTGAGGCGACATCGCTGAGTTTCGAACTGGATCAAGCGCTGATCGATGGATTGAGCGTTCACATTACGCCGGTGTTGAATCGACTGAATTACGGCCTGGCCGTTTCGAATCCGATGTTGAATGACATCAAAAAAATGTATCCATATATATTTGATGTTGTCATGACCGTAATCGATGAAGCCAATAATGTATTCTCCCTGCAAATCCCAGAGGAAGAGGGGGCCTATCTGACTCTGCATTTTCAAACCTCGATCGAACGACTGCAAAAGAGAGATGGCCGGATGAAAGAAGTGGTCATCGTATGCCATATGGGGATCGGTATGTCACAGTTATTAAGGACAAAGCTTGAAAGGAAATTCCATTCCATCCGCGTCATTGATTGTATAGGTAAACTGGAGCTGCTGTCATTCATCAAGAAGTACCCAGTCGATTTCGTGATCTCGACGATTGACCTGAAGGGGTTAAAAGATACTCCTTATATTGTCGTCAGTCCATTGTTGGATGTTGTCGAGGAACAGCAATTGGGCCATTTTATTGAACAGTTGAGCAGAACGGAAAGTGAAGTAGGCAAGAAATCCGTGATGTCGGCTTTTTTGGAGCCTGACCTGATTTTTTTAGACTGTAATGTTGAACATCCTTACGAGTTGATTGAATTTATGGCAGAAGCATTAGTGAAGAGAGGGTATGTGGGAAAAGACTATCCTCATAGCGCCCTCAGCAGGGAGAGAATGTCTGCTACGACAATTGGTTCAGGGATTGCCATCCCCCATGGCAGTCCAAAAATGGTCCATTCATCTGTGATTGCTGCAGCAGCATTGAAAAAGCCTTTGAAGTGGGGGACGGAACTGGTCTCACTCGTGTTCATGATTGCCATCAGGCCTGATGAGAAGGATAAAACAAAGGACTTATTTAGAGAGCTGTCCGAATTGACGGAACGGCCAGAAGTGGTTCAAGCTGCTGTACACGAGATGGATCAAAAAATATTTTTGGAGCACCTGCTGAAAAAGAGCCGATGAGCGCAAATCATCGGCTCTTTTTGATTGAAGCGGAAGGTGCAGGACTCCGCCCGCTCCTCTGAAAGGAAGCATTCTACCAAGGAAATCAACCTATGACATTGAATAAAATCCAAATTTCCGGAACCTGCGGTAAAAATCCGAAATTTATTCCGAGGTTTTGTATTGTAAAGTAAATGTAAGCGATTACGAAATGTGTGGATGAGGAGGAAGAGGATGAAACTGTTAGCGATTACTTCGTGTCCGAATGGCATTGCCCATACGTATATGGCAGCAGAAAATCTGCAAAAAGCTGCCGATAAATCAGGAGTAAAAATGAAGGTGGAAACCCAGGGTTCCATAGGTGTCGAAAATGAATTAACAGAGTCGGATATCCGTGAAGCGGATGGGATCATCATTGCAGCGGATAAAACGGTGAATAAAGACCGGTTCATAGGAAAAAAACTATTGGTCGCAGGTGTCCAAGAAGGTATCCGGAAGCCAGAAGAATTAATCAATAAATTTAAAAGCGGGGATGTTCCTGTTTTCCAATCGACTGCGAAATCTGTCTCGGAATATAAGCAGGAAAGAAAAGATAAACAGAATCCGATCTATAAACATTTAATGAACGGTGTTTCCTATATGATCCCATTCATTGTGATCGGCGGACTGTTGATTGCGATTGCCTTGACGGTTGGCGGACATAAAACACCTGGCGGATTGGTTATTCCGGACGATTCTTTCTGGAAGAACATTGAAAAGCTCGGGGGCGCGTCCTTTACATTCATGGTGCCGATCCTAGCTGGTTTCATTGCCTACAGCATTGCAGATCGACCAGGTCTTGCCCCTGGTATGATCGGCGGATATATCGCTGCAAATGGAAGCTTCTACGGAAGTGAAGCAGGAGCAGGCTTCATCGGCGGGATCATTGCCGGATTTCTCGCAGGTTATATCGCACTAGGAATAAAAAGGCTGAAGGTGCCGAAAGTATTGAACCCAATCATGCCAATCATTATCATCCCAGTATTGGCATCACTGATCGTCGGTCTGTTGTTCATCTTTGTCATTGGGGCTCCTGTTGCAAGTGTATTCGAAGCTTTGACAAACTGGCTATCAGGGATGCAAGGGACAAGCTCGATTTTGTTGGCCGTCATTTTGGGAGCAATGATTTCCTTCGATATGGGCGGGCCGGTCAATAAAGTGGCCTTCCTATTCGGATCTGCGATGATCGGGGAAGGGAACTATGAAATCATGGGGCCGATTGCTGCTGCCATTTGTATCCCGCCAATCGGGATGGGGCTTGCGACATTTTTGAATAAGAAAAAATACCAAGGTGCGGAAAGGGAAGCAGGTAAAGCTTCTTTCACAATGGGCTTGTTCGGAATCACAGAAGGTGCGATTCCTTTTGCAGCCCAAGATCCACTGCGCGTCATTCCAAGTATCATGCTTGGATCCATAACAGGGTCCGTCATTGCCATGCTTGGGCATGTGGGTGATCGAGTAGCACACGGGGGCCCAATTGTCGCGGTGCTTGGTGCGATTGACCATGTAGCGATGTTCTTTATCGCCGTGGTTGTCGGTGCATTTGTTACAGCACTTATCGTCAATATTCTCAAAAAGGATGTTGGATCTAAACCAGAAAAAAACGAAATTGAGGTTGAAGATCAAGAAAGTATTCAGCCTCAGCATGTTGGCGCACAGGAAAAGCTTGAATTCAACAAGTTGACGGATTTAATGAGCATCGATTTACTGAACATTGATTTGCAGGGAAGCACACGTGATGAAGTCATCGATGAAATGATCGAGAAGCTCGATCAGACTGGAGCACTGCAATCTTCAGAGACATTTAAAGAAGCAATCATCGAACGTGAGGAGCAGAGCTCGACGGGGATCGGGATGAATATTGCGATTCCCCACGGGAAATCAAGCGCCGTCCTCAAGCCGTCTGTCGCCTTTGGCGTGAAAAAATCGGGAGTGGACTGGAACAGCCTTGATGGTACAGATGCCAAGCTCGTATTTATGATTGCGGTTCCTGAAGAAAGCGAAGGAGATGCCCATCTGAAAATCCTCCAAATGCTTTCTCGGAAACTTATGGATGATGAATTCAGGAATGAATTGCTCCACGTCCAAACAAAACAGGAAGCGTACTCATTGTTAACCAGCATTGACTAATGGAAGGGGGTATCCCCGAAGTGCCTGTCACTTTGGGGACACCCTGTTTTTGTAAAGCCTCAAATAAAAAAAGGCCATACCTATAAGGACAGGTATGGCCTCGTTAAAACCCAAAGAACATGGAGATGATATTTTTCTTTAATGGGCGTTTTTTCTTCTTTTTTTGATCGAATACAAGCGGATGGTTCATGGATGCCTGTTCTTCTTTGTTTTTTTCCAGCATTTCAATCTTTTTCGTCAAGTTGGCGACTTCTTTCTCTAAATCTTCAATTTCCCGCCGATGCGTCAAAAGCTGGTATGAGACAACCGCGTCAGCTTTTTGGTCCAGCCTCTTTTCAAGTTCCTCGATTCTTTCCAGCAGTTTATCATCGATCGACTTCGGATCTGAAGACTTCACCTTTCCGACCCGTGCTTTTTTCCCTGGGACTTTAACATCCTGGATGCCGATTCCGCTATGCAATTGTTGATGAATATCCTTGAAAATTTCCAGATCCTCATCCGTAAACCAAAAATGACCCAATTCATTCCGTTCCATGTCCAGTTCCAGCTGCTTCACCCAGCGTTGAACGGTACTAGGAGAAACACCCAGCTGCTTCGCAACCTGACCTGTATTCATATTTATCCCTCCCGTTTTATCATACAATTCTTGCTTGATGATCTGAATTCCTTTGCACCCGACAAAACTAGTTTTCCTTCGCCAAAGAAAGTGAAGAACCAACGAAATTCTATGGGGGATGTCGAAAAATGAACTGATTCATTCAAAGAAAGGAAACCCGATTGACAACAGTTTTTTAAGATTATTACTAATTAAGTAGGTTGATTTCCGCTGAAGGATGCTCGCTTTCCTTGCTATGCTCAATCCAGGGTCTTCGCTGCACCTTCCCACAGAAAGAAACTGATGAACTTTTATATCCCATTCAATTATTCGAAAATGAATAATATGTATTCACTTTTGAATAGAAGAATGAGATAGTAATACTTAAATATGTTTGAAAATTCAAAAATTATATATTCAAAAATGAATAACAAAGGGGGTTCTCAAAAAATGAATGAAAAATCATGGGAAGAACAAGAGAATCTATTGAACTATTTGCAAAATGACATCCTCGTTACGAATGTGGATGGGGAAATCTTGAAAGTGTCTGAAGCGACAGGCGGGGTTTATCAAACAGATGCAGAAGCGTTGATCGGAAAATCCGTATATGACCTTGAGAAAGAAGGAATGTTTACGCCGCTTGCGACACCAATGGTTATTGAAAAGAAAGAAAAAGTGACTTTCATCCAGATGACGAAGGATGACCGAAAACTATTGGTGACAGCCATTCCCATTTTTGATGATGATGGAGAACTGACGAGGATCGTGAGCTATTCGCACGATGTCACTGAATTAATCGAGATGAAGCAATACTTAGAAACGATGGAAGATGAAATGGCCAGGACAAAAAAAGAGCTAGAGTCCTTAAAGGAGAAGCAAGTATACGGTGAGGGAATCATTGCCTACAGTGAAAAAATGAGAAAAGTGATGAAGCTTTCCGAGCAGGTGGCTGATGTGGACGTCAATATTTTGATCCAAGGGGAGACCGGGGTGGGAAAATCACATCTTGCCCGATATATACATAGTAAGAGCAGCCGGAGTAAGGGTCCATTCATAGAGGTAAACTGCGGCTCCATTCCAGATGCATTATTTGAATCAGAATTTTTTGGGTATGAATCCGGTGCCTTCACAGGTGCAGACCGGAATGGCAAGAAGGGTATGGTGGAATTGGCCGAGGGGGGGACCTTATTCCTCGATGAAACTGGGGAACTTTCTTCAGCCAATCAAGTAAAGGTACTGAAATTGATACAAGAAAAGCAGTTTTATCGAGTCGGTGGCCGCCAACTTAAAAAAGTCAATTTTCGTCTGATTGCAGCGACAAATAGGGATTTGGATACGGAAATTGAGCAAGGGAATTTTCGCAGGGATTTGTATTTTCGCTTAAACGTTGTCCCGATTGCGCTTCCACCACTAAGAGAGAGGCAGGAGGATATCCTTCCATTGCTTGATCATTTCCTAGAGCGGTTCAATCAAAAATATGGATTCAATAAATCTTTCGATGCAGGGGTCAAGTATAAGCTATTGAGCCATCCATGGAAGGGAAATGTAAGGGAGCTCGCAAACCTGGTAGAAAGATTGACGGTCACGTCCTCCGAAAGGGTGATCACGATTGAAATGCTTCCTTCATCAAATCAGTATAACTTTGGTGGAGGTGAAACCTTGCAGGAGGTTTTGGAAAACGTGGAACGTGCAGCATTGCTCGAAGCATTCAGGCATTTTAAAACCACAACTGGTGTGGCGAAGGCATTGGGAATCAGCCAGCCGACAGCTGTTAGGAAACTAAAAAAATATCACATTACATGAAAATTGGCACGGAACTTGCAAGGTTGTATAGAGGAAGAAATTAATCATTAAGGGGGACGGATTAAAAGGGATTAGGTTCAACACAATTCTTATACAACAGGGGGATTATGGATGGAAGACTTACAAACTATTTTCGAAATGAAGGACGAGCTTTTGGCCCCTACGATGGCCAAGGATTTTCCAAATCTTCCGGTTCTAAGGTCAGAGGGGTACTTTTATTTTGGAGCAGATGGGCGGAAATATCTTGATTTTACTTCTGGTATTGCGACAGAGAACGTGGGCCATCGCCACCCAAAGGTCATCCAGGCCATTAAAGATCAAGCAGATCAGCTCACTCATGGACCAATCGGGATCATTAACTATGAATCGATTCTAAACGCAGCCATGAAATTGAAATCCATTTTACCGGGAACACTGGATTGTTTTTTCTTCGGGAATAGCGGTGCGGAGGCAATCGAAGGTGCGGTGAAACTGGCAAGGTATGTGACAAAACGTCCATATGTGGTGTCATTTATCGGAGGATTCCATGGAAGAACCTTGGGCGCGATGAGTTTGACCACATCAAAAAGTAAATATCGCCAATATCAGCCGGTTGGTGCGGGGATGACCTACCAAATTCCATATGCTCATCCAAACGAAACACCTGCCGGAGTGGACTGGGAGGATTATTGGGAAGAAAAGGTCCAAAAAGATTTTCAAAGATTATTTGATCATCAAGTGGCAGCGGATGAAGTGGCAGCGGTGATCTTAGAGCCTGTCTTGGGTGAAGGCGGATATATCGTTCCTCCGGTCAGCTGGCTGAGAAAGATAAGGGAAATCTGTGATGCACATCAGATTCTGCTTATTTTTGACGAAGTTCAGACAGGCTTTGGCCGGACAGGAGACTGGTTTGCATCCCAGACCTTTGGCGTCACACCCGATATCATGGCTATTGCTAAAGGGATCGCAAGCGGCCTTCCATTGAGTGCGACAGTGGCTTCAAAAGAATTGATGCAGCAATGGTCGATCGGCACCCATAGCACCACATTTGGGGGGAACCCCATCGCTTGCGCTGCTGCCTGTGCCACCATTGATGTATTGAAGGAAGAACGATTGCCTGAAAATGCAAAGGCAATGGGTGAGTACGCATTGGAACAGCTCGAAATCCTGAAAGAAAAGCATCCAATCATTAAAGCGGTCAGAGGGATTGGATTGATGCTCGGTATTGAAATTGCAGATCCGGTTTCTCAGCTCCCCGACCACGAAGGATTAATGAATATTTTAAATAAATGCTTGAATAAGGGAGTGATTTTCTATTTGAGCGGAAATAAAGGTGAAATTATTCGGATGATGCCGCCGCTGTCGATCGATAAGGAGAACCTTGATCAAGGGATCAAGTGGCTGGACGAAGCTGTGGAAGAGTATGAAAAAGAAATAGGAATTGGAGGCTTTCAAACATGAATGGATTGGATACGCTGATCTTAGTCATTTATTTCTCGGTACTCATTGTTATTGGGATCATAGGCACCAAGAAAGCTACTTCTTCAGACGAATTTCTTCTAGCAGGTAAAAAGCTTGGATACTTTACTCATGTCGGCTGTTTATCGGCCGTCATCATCGGCGGGGCTTCAACTCTTGGTTCTGCCACCCTGGGGTTTCAATACGGCATCTCCGGATCATGGTTCGTCATTATGATCGGACTTGGCATCATGGCATTGGGTCTTTTCATCGTAGGAAAAATCAGCGGCTATGAAGTATTTACGATCAGCCAGCTTCTTGGCAAAAGATATGGGGATAGTACACGATTGATCAGTGCAGTGGTTACCGCTATTTATACATTAATGATTGGTGTGACGCAAATTATTGGCATGGGTACGATCGTTCATGCAATTCTCGGGTGGCCAGCGCTGGCATCGATGCTGGTCGGTGGAGGAATTGTCCTTTTCTATACGATATTGGGTGGAATGTGGAGTGTGACCCTGACCGATATCGTTCAATTTGTCATCATGACTGTCGGCATATTCTTTATTATGCTCCCTGCCAGCCTGCACAGTGTCGGAGGCTTTTCCAACATGGCAGCACAAGTGCCGGATGGTTTCTTTGATGTAACCAATATCGGATGGGCAAAGATATTCCAATATTTCCTTCTTTATGTGTTTGGACTCGTTGTCGCCCAAGACATTTGGCAGCGGCTGTTCACAGCCAAAAATCAAAAAGTGGCCAAAAGCAGTGCGGTTTCATCCGGGATTTACAGTGTCCTTTATGCAGTGGCATTGAGTATTGTCGGAATGTGTGCCCTTGTCCTACTGCCTAAATTAGGAGATTCCCAGCTTGCCTTCACTAGCCTTGCGATGAAGATCCTTCCTTCCGGTTTATTGGGACTGGTTCTGGCAAGTGTGTGTTCTGCATTGATGTCCAACGCTTCAGGGGCGTTATTTGCTTCTTCCACATTAATCACCAATGATATCATTAAACATCATTTCATAAAAAATATGACAGATAAACAAATGATCAAGATTTCACGGGTTGTCACGTTAGTCGTCGGATGTTTGGCAATCGTGTTTGCCGCCTGGATTCAAAATATCCTTGTTGCCCTCGATGTAGCCTATGACATTCTTTCTGGTGCCATCTTCATCCCACTTGTCGTCGGGTTGTTTTGGAAACGGGCAACAAGCAAGGCATCTCTCTATTCAATCATTGCCAGCACAGCGGCCATTTTCATTGGATTCGCGGTGCATGGCTTAAGCTCCACACTCCCAATCATTTATGGCATCGCAACGAGCTTGGTGGTTATTGTGACTGTTACATTGGCACAGACTCCAGGCGCCGATCAATCAAAAGAAAGCAAAAGTATCGCTTAAGGCAATATCGTAAAGTTTGTTGCGATTAACTAGATCAGCCAAAAAGGACCGAGAGGATGTACTCTCGGTCCTTTTTGGCTGCAAACTGAAACCATAGGCATTCGCGCGCAGTTTTTTGCAAAAATCAATACCCTTTTTCATAATCCACTAAATTGATGGACGGTGTTTCGCCCTTCAAATACTCCTTCAAGTTCGGAATGAAAATATCCTCGATGACGCGTCTTGTATAATGCTCGGTCGAACCGGCTGTATGCGGGGTGATGATTACATTTTCCATGTTCCACAAAGGGCTTTTTTCATCCAACGGCTCTTTTTCAAATACATCTAGGCCAGCTCCGGCAATTTCTTTCTTTTGCAGTGCCTTAATCAATTCTGCTTCTTCGATAATGTTGCCTCGTCCGATGTTAATTAAAAACGCAGAATCTTTCATCAGCTTGAATTGTTCTTCACCAAACAGATGATGGGTCTCATTTGTAAGAGGCAGGGTGATGACGACATAATCACATTGCGGCAGAAGGGCATGCAGCTGATCGGCTGTATACATTTCATCCACGAATTCTGCTGGCTTCCCTGAGTTTCGTAGACCAAGGACCTTCATTCCAAACGCTTTGGCAATTTTGGCTGTTTCTTGTCCAATGGCTCCCACACCGAGGATCCCAATCGTTTTTTCATGTATTTCAAGTCCAAGGTTTGCATGGTGCCATTTCTTTTCGGATTGGTTGCGGACATACGCATGAATTTTTCTGGTCAGTCCAAGCATCAAGGCAAAGATCGTTTCCGAAATCGGATAGGAGTGGACCCCGTTTGCGCTGGTAATAAGTATGTCTTTTTGCTCCAGCTCTTGCAAAGGAAGGCTGTTGACGCCTGCGCTCCATGTTTGTAGCCATTTCAGACTGGCTTCCTTTAGGTGGCCTTGATTTTCAATACCTTTTTTCCAGCCGGCGATGATTTCTGCGTCTTTAATATGAGGCTCCCAAACATTCTTGTCCTTGCCGGCAATCACTTCCCAAGAAGGGAGCAGCTCTTTTAATTGCTCGATATACAAAGCATCGATGTCATGTGTAACGACTAATTTTTGTGTTCCCATTTTGAAATCTCCCTTTTAAATAATCTATATGGTGGTATTTTAACAGAATCATTTGAAAATTGATGGAATGACGATTCCTAATAATTCCTGCCGAAACATTTTAATGTTATGATAGGGGTGAAATAAAGGAGGAGATTGGATGAGTGAAATGTTAAAGCTGATTACGGAAGGTCGAACAACTGAGCTTAAGGCTAAGCGATTGGTGCATTTCCATCGCATGAAAATCATAGAATCCTACAGTGAAGCTGATGATGTGTGTTATCTGTTTTTCTATCAGAATCGATTCACCGCAGCGGTGCGAGGAGATTTTGCCAAGAATTCATATTTAGAAAACGCCATGCAAAAAGGAATACAATTTGAACCTGCCCATCCGTTAATGGCGATGTTCCTGAAAAGTCAGCCTAAAACGCTGCAAGATAAACCCCTCAAGCAATTGATGAAATCATTAATGCAAAAGTACCCCCCTCATGAAGCAATCCTGATTCTCTCATTTTTAGATTCATATCTTCCAAAGGACACGATCATCGAAATGATGAAAACATTTTATTTTGATTTCAGAAGAAATGGAAAGCTGAAGCATGCTTTTGAAATACTTTCCTCCATGCTGGAATTCGATCCCGAGAATGAATGGACGCTGGATATGGCCAATCATATCGACTACATAAAATACAGTTCTAAACCAGGGCGCGCCTCTTTCCAAGAAGATATTGCGGCTTTCCATCAAAAAAACCGGTATGAAAGCTACCTGGAATTAAGAACCATCCTCTCTAACGATACGAGCAGTGTCGACCTGCTCTCCATTGATATTGACCACCTTCGCAGTATGAAACATCCTGCCGATGAACAATGTAAGCAAATCGTAAAGAACCTTTCACAAGCCTTCCGTGAACATGAATTAATAGACGTGTTAAAAGATCTAGTCGATCATACCCCTGATAACAAACCGTTAAAGCAACAATTAATTTCCCTCTACTTACGACTTGAAAAATATGAACTAGCAGTCGATGCCTGGCTGGAGGATCCATGTGAACACCTGAAAGATCAAATCTTCTCCTTGTTTCAAAACCAATCCTTGAATATAGACGAATTAAATCTAGATAAACTTCAATCATGCCTAGGCTCAATGGCTGACCAGGCAGGCTTCGATTCACTGCTGGATCAAACAATGCCTCACCTTCTTCATAAATGGGAGCTGACAGAAGTGCATGATTGGCTTCAGCCGCTGTATGCGAAACATTCTACGAATCCAAGCCTTCTAAAAATTAAACAAATGCAGGAGATCATGGATGACCCAGATAAACAGCTTGAGCTCGGAGAATTGTATCATGACCTTCAGCTCCATCAAAAAGCCATCGACTGCTTCAACTGGGAGATGGAGTTAAATCCAGATGATCCAGAGCCGGTAAAGAAGCTCGTGAAAATATACAGCGAGCTTGGAAAGAAAGAAGAATCAAAAAGTTATATGTACATATACAACAATTTGTTGAAGGGTTCGAGCATCTCTTAGAGAAAGTAGTGTATAGAGAGCAACTCAACTAGAAAGAAGGGACAAAAATGAATGATTTATTTGATTTAAGTGGAAAAACAGCTGTCATAACAGGCGGTAACCGCGGATTGGGAAAACAAATGTCCCTCGCATTGGCAAGTGCGGGGGCAAATGTGGTGGTCATTGCGAGGAATGTGAAAGAGGATGTATTGGCAGAAATCCGAAATGAGGGCGTAAAAGCCCTTGGCATCAACTTTGATTTAAGAAGCTTTGATGAATATGATGAACTCATTGACCGTATCATACGGGAAATGGGTGATATTGATATACTCGTCAACAACGCAGGTGTGCAAAAAAGGCATAAATCAGTCGATTTCCCAAAGGAAG
It includes:
- a CDS encoding BglG family transcription antiterminator; amino-acid sequence: MNQRQRAILRQLLANKGEPVLVQDLAVMAGCSEKTIRNDFHAIQGRLSENTSIKLVRKPGVGVFLEGNEIEEGKLFEELNSFPHINKADEGSRAVDIAFQLIMSSEPLTLEQLAAKHFVNKAVIKKDLDGIEKWLREMNLMLAARQKVGIQVTGLEKDRRKALANLPALIHSSTLNLLKEKFSSYEMDIVQTELKDLQQKYSLSFTDETMEHLLIHVLFLIKRTKLKYPITISPHEHERIKEKMEYQWAKHFLRKLEIIFIVHFPEEEIIYLALHFLGSKQRYQSDKVEHPEGPELVPFLIKKMSEATSLSFELDQALIDGLSVHITPVLNRLNYGLAVSNPMLNDIKKMYPYIFDVVMTVIDEANNVFSLQIPEEEGAYLTLHFQTSIERLQKRDGRMKEVVIVCHMGIGMSQLLRTKLERKFHSIRVIDCIGKLELLSFIKKYPVDFVISTIDLKGLKDTPYIVVSPLLDVVEEQQLGHFIEQLSRTESEVGKKSVMSAFLEPDLIFLDCNVEHPYELIEFMAEALVKRGYVGKDYPHSALSRERMSATTIGSGIAIPHGSPKMVHSSVIAAAALKKPLKWGTELVSLVFMIAIRPDEKDKTKDLFRELSELTERPEVVQAAVHEMDQKIFLEHLLKKSR
- a CDS encoding aspartate aminotransferase family protein, which translates into the protein MEDLQTIFEMKDELLAPTMAKDFPNLPVLRSEGYFYFGADGRKYLDFTSGIATENVGHRHPKVIQAIKDQADQLTHGPIGIINYESILNAAMKLKSILPGTLDCFFFGNSGAEAIEGAVKLARYVTKRPYVVSFIGGFHGRTLGAMSLTTSKSKYRQYQPVGAGMTYQIPYAHPNETPAGVDWEDYWEEKVQKDFQRLFDHQVAADEVAAVILEPVLGEGGYIVPPVSWLRKIREICDAHQILLIFDEVQTGFGRTGDWFASQTFGVTPDIMAIAKGIASGLPLSATVASKELMQQWSIGTHSTTFGGNPIACAAACATIDVLKEERLPENAKAMGEYALEQLEILKEKHPIIKAVRGIGLMLGIEIADPVSQLPDHEGLMNILNKCLNKGVIFYLSGNKGEIIRMMPPLSIDKENLDQGIKWLDEAVEEYEKEIGIGGFQT
- a CDS encoding PTS fructose transporter subunit IIABC, whose product is MKLLAITSCPNGIAHTYMAAENLQKAADKSGVKMKVETQGSIGVENELTESDIREADGIIIAADKTVNKDRFIGKKLLVAGVQEGIRKPEELINKFKSGDVPVFQSTAKSVSEYKQERKDKQNPIYKHLMNGVSYMIPFIVIGGLLIAIALTVGGHKTPGGLVIPDDSFWKNIEKLGGASFTFMVPILAGFIAYSIADRPGLAPGMIGGYIAANGSFYGSEAGAGFIGGIIAGFLAGYIALGIKRLKVPKVLNPIMPIIIIPVLASLIVGLLFIFVIGAPVASVFEALTNWLSGMQGTSSILLAVILGAMISFDMGGPVNKVAFLFGSAMIGEGNYEIMGPIAAAICIPPIGMGLATFLNKKKYQGAEREAGKASFTMGLFGITEGAIPFAAQDPLRVIPSIMLGSITGSVIAMLGHVGDRVAHGGPIVAVLGAIDHVAMFFIAVVVGAFVTALIVNILKKDVGSKPEKNEIEVEDQESIQPQHVGAQEKLEFNKLTDLMSIDLLNIDLQGSTRDEVIDEMIEKLDQTGALQSSETFKEAIIEREEQSSTGIGMNIAIPHGKSSAVLKPSVAFGVKKSGVDWNSLDGTDAKLVFMIAVPEESEGDAHLKILQMLSRKLMDDEFRNELLHVQTKQEAYSLLTSID
- a CDS encoding MerR family transcriptional regulator, producing MNTGQVAKQLGVSPSTVQRWVKQLELDMERNELGHFWFTDEDLEIFKDIHQQLHSGIGIQDVKVPGKKARVGKVKSSDPKSIDDKLLERIEELEKRLDQKADAVVSYQLLTHRREIEDLEKEVANLTKKIEMLEKNKEEQASMNHPLVFDQKKKKKRPLKKNIISMFFGF
- a CDS encoding sigma-54 interaction domain-containing protein, whose product is MNEKSWEEQENLLNYLQNDILVTNVDGEILKVSEATGGVYQTDAEALIGKSVYDLEKEGMFTPLATPMVIEKKEKVTFIQMTKDDRKLLVTAIPIFDDDGELTRIVSYSHDVTELIEMKQYLETMEDEMARTKKELESLKEKQVYGEGIIAYSEKMRKVMKLSEQVADVDVNILIQGETGVGKSHLARYIHSKSSRSKGPFIEVNCGSIPDALFESEFFGYESGAFTGADRNGKKGMVELAEGGTLFLDETGELSSANQVKVLKLIQEKQFYRVGGRQLKKVNFRLIAATNRDLDTEIEQGNFRRDLYFRLNVVPIALPPLRERQEDILPLLDHFLERFNQKYGFNKSFDAGVKYKLLSHPWKGNVRELANLVERLTVTSSERVITIEMLPSSNQYNFGGGETLQEVLENVERAALLEAFRHFKTTTGVAKALGISQPTAVRKLKKYHIT